TCAGACGCCTGCCACTGCTCCTCTCTCCACGCCTGCTGGCGCTGTAGCGCTATGGTCCGGTCGCCAGGTTGTCCGCCGTGTGTGGGCATCGGCCAGCAGTTCCTCGCTCTATCGCTCGAACCTCGCGCAGTACAGCATGTCGTTTTCCACTGACTCCACAGCCCCAGGGCACCAGGTGCAATCAAAGCCATTATAGGTACTCTCGAAAGAATCCGTGCCCTTAGAATACCTGTGATATGTGGAAGTCTACACGTCTATGCTTCCTATTGACGCAGCGCGCAACATCCGGAACCACTCGGAGGGCCTCGAAGGGCCTTATGTGCTGGCGGAGCCTGGCGCGGAGTGCTGGCTGTGCTGGCAGTGACTTGCCGGGCCGTAACGTTACAGTTTTAACCGGCGTAGCAAGAAAAGCAATAGCGGGCGGCTGAAGCAGTGGCCGGCGAAGATGCGGCCGACTAGCGAATGGTGTGACTCGAAGGCTCCgaaacaaccggaaccggaaagatCGTCTACGGACGCAGCATGGGTGTTTAGGCACCCACCCACTGGCATCTAGCGAGCAGCCGAAGGTCGATCGCCCGCGTCGGGGATGCAGTCAAGGATCTGCCGTATCGAAGGTGGTGGAATATATGTGCAGCCCAACTGGCAGCGTTGTCGCCGTTTGCTGATGAGCGACGTGTGGCCGAAAATACCGAGTAAtaatgttattgttttgtttatatcattaatgtgttttaaatcaaccaaaaagccACGATTTGGTATAGCCTGGACTTTCTATAACCAAGGTGCAGTGTGTGCAGCCAACTGATTTTGAGGCCAACAAACATAGCCTACGTTTGAATACACATTCGTATCGGCGAAGGGTATTCACGTAATTATACTTACTATCGTGTCTAAACAACACCGGGATCACACTACAGCTTCAAATAGATCTTCCCGTTCCGAAATAGCTGCTGCCTCAGAGGAATTTGTATGGCGCGATGGATCAGCCGAACGTACTTCTCGCTTCTCACTTCTTGGTGGTCAACCACACTGTGAAGAGAGGCTCGTGTCAAAACTCTATTTTGTCTATCGAGAGCTCGCTCGCGAGAGATACTTTTGGTGGAGAGTGAGAGATATTCATGCTGTCAAGCGTTCTGTTTACGCTGCACACACGCATGCTGTCAATTCGTGTGCGCCGACTGCCGATCGTTGATTAAAAGCACTGCCATTTTGCGGCACTTCATCTTTTTATTTAGAGCTAAtatgatggcgatggctgcCAGTCACGCCAATGCTGTAATGCTGTGCCGTGTTTGTGATGGCTGATGCATTTGTTTGCATCGCAGCCCCATACAAGAAATTGCTCTAGCAAAGAACAGTCAACTTTATTAAATCGCTGGTCAAGGTCGAGCCGTTGGAGAAATACAGCAGGCCGCATAAACGAATTGACagaatgcgtgtgtgtgcagcgtAAACAGAACGTTTGACAGCATGAATATCTCTCACTCTCCACCAAAAGTATCTCTCGCGAGCGAGCTCTCGTTAGACAAAATAGAGTTTTGACATGAGCCTCTCTTCACAGTGCGGTTGACCTCCTAGTGGGAATAGAGGAATACACTCGGCCGAGCCATCCGTACGGTCCAAAACATCTGTGGCCGAAGCCAAATTCCCGAACGGGtgttttttcgatttttgtccgATATTGCTAGATCAATGTTACTGTTAATCAAATACTTTTTCAAATACATCATCGTTAAGTAAGAAATGCAGAGTACTGTTTTCGGCTCCCCTGCGTAACAAACTGTAAACATTAGCTAAGCTACATCGCCGAGGATCGAAAGAAGCGTGATATTTTTATCGGAAAACGCACGCACTACAGCTGCAAATTATGGCCAACTGCTTCCGTACTGTGTCGTTGAAATGTCGCTCGTTGGGTCGAGTTTATGTTCCCCGTGTACAATACGATACGAGACATCCGAGCGAGAGCCGGTACAGCACCTGTCACGAGACGCTGGCCAAGCATAATTCTATAGTCAGTTTATCACCGGCAAATTCGTGTGCCTCTAGTCTTCACAATGCGTATTGCATAATATCCAAATTTCTTTCTGCTTGCTTATGTCTAACCTCAACCGACCAACGAAAGGTATTGTTGCCCGAAGTAACTTCCGTTATTCCCGATGCATTTGGATTCCGAGGCGTAGTTTCGATTCAGCACAGTGAAGTGCTGCAACGTATGACGGAAGAACTGAACCCCATAAGTTACTGCAGAAATGAATGCACTCCATCAAAGGTATTTTGGAATTTGCTTAACATCGGTGCGGTTTCGGTGCGCTGAATTCCCCTTcgtaatgatgaatgatgtATATTTTCCTTAATTTTCATCGACAGGGTGCATCCAACGACAACCAACCAACTGAAGAGCAGTTGCAGCGAATATACCATGTGCTCTCGAATACGCTACCGAAACTGTTTGTGCAACCGCTTGACTATTCTATCTACAATCCAAATTTAATATTCGAAAACAATATACGGGGAACACGAACGGTGTAAGTAGTGTAGTAAAGTTAGTATGCTTCTAAAATGAATAGGACCGTGAActtattgtattttatttggCAAAAGTGCAAACAGGCTTTCAATCGTTTCGTACTGTTATTCTTTTGGTTTTACTGCTTCCAGTGGGCTTTACCATTATGTAAAACAAATTGCACTACTGCGGACAGTCGGCCATCTGAAGTTTGCATATGTTACctttgaaatattgaaaattaCCAAGCATCCTGAAGATAATACCGTAAAAATCCGGTGGCGCATACGTGGCATTAGCGCGCTCAAAGTGATGCTACAGTTCTGGAAATACAAGCTGTGGAAGTTGAAGGAAATATTCAACGACCAGGAAGCGTAAGTATACTGTAGTAGCGAATAAAAGAATATATATTAAAACATTCTTTATTATCGCTTGCCTTTTTAGCTGGTACGATGGTTTTTCTGTACTATACGTAGGCTCCGATGGACTGATATCGAAACACGTAGTTGATAAGGTAATTATAGGGTTCGTTCGTAGAACCCATTAGCATGTTATAATATGTTACTGTAGCATATCAGTACAATGCCATTTTTATCATACTTTTTCATAGATTGTGCCCGATGACGATACAGTGAAGGTAGCCCCAAAGACAATAGTATCACCGAAATTGGCTCTTGTTGTTGGTGTTACTGCGGAAATGTACCCGGTCTTGAGTGGTCCGCTTATCTAAGAGGTGAAAGAAACCTGTGGCTACTAAACGATCGTAGCCAGTGCAGAATTTCTAAAGCAGCATTGtgtaatatttgtttttagagATCATATTCGTAGAATCGCATTCTTACAGTGTATCATTGACCTCTGTTCGATATTtcaaaatatgaataaaaattgaaattccaaagaatgaaatgaagcGATTTTTAGCGTCGTTTGGTGGTGTCACGCAAAGTGGAGTATGCCTTCCAACTTGGCTAGTTAATGTGCTTTATTCAACAGAACTAATTAATCATCGCTACCATTTAAAGCCACTCTCCGCGCTGCCTTCAACCAGCACGAGGAACCTCATCTGTCAAGCAACATTCTCGCAGGTGTAGATTGATGATCGCGAaggcatttgtttacatccttTATTATTGTTTAATGGGTTCACCCGGGCTTTCTATAGCAA
This window of the Anopheles cruzii chromosome X, idAnoCruzAS_RS32_06, whole genome shotgun sequence genome carries:
- the LOC128274705 gene encoding uncharacterized protein C6orf136 homolog isoform X1 — translated: MANCFRTVSLKCRSLGRVYVPRVQYDTRHPSESRYSTCHETLAKHNSIVLLPEVTSVIPDAFGFRGVVSIQHSEVLQRMTEELNPISYCRNECTPSKGASNDNQPTEEQLQRIYHVLSNTLPKLFVQPLDYSIYNPNLIFENNIRGTRTVGLYHYVKQIALLRTVGHLKFAYVTFEILKITKHPEDNTVKIRWRIRGISALKVMLQFWKYKLWKLKEIFNDQEAWYDGFSVLYVGSDGLISKHVVDKIVPDDDTVKVAPKTIVSPKLALVVGVTAEMYPVLSGPLI
- the LOC128274705 gene encoding uncharacterized protein C6orf136 homolog isoform X2; this encodes MTEELNPISYCRNECTPSKGASNDNQPTEEQLQRIYHVLSNTLPKLFVQPLDYSIYNPNLIFENNIRGTRTVGLYHYVKQIALLRTVGHLKFAYVTFEILKITKHPEDNTVKIRWRIRGISALKVMLQFWKYKLWKLKEIFNDQEAWYDGFSVLYVGSDGLISKHVVDKIVPDDDTVKVAPKTIVSPKLALVVGVTAEMYPVLSGPLI